Proteins encoded within one genomic window of Alphaproteobacteria bacterium HT1-32:
- a CDS encoding LysR family transcriptional regulator: MNLRQLEAFQEVMVSGSVSAAARTLGRSQPAVSALISTLEESVGCALFERRGGRLHPLPEAHFLFEESRDIPERIERLRLTMRGAPEGARHTLRIASMPGPAMFYLPDVISRFSESHPDVRFVLNSRVSTSVRQLVANQSCDIGLVDLGIEDSDLDKPLIDITPMTFNCVCALRDDEPLAALSEITPADLDGHPMALLLPSHMTNRQCRKAFHDAGATLNARYQTETFIPHLRLVEGGNLCSILDPMTAEAYGIMTRRGGAVIFRPFIPDIKMEVAILTATFAPPSGLAREFLDMFMVRLAETTARFSNGFIPG; encoded by the coding sequence ATGAATTTGAGACAGCTGGAAGCATTTCAGGAAGTCATGGTCAGCGGATCTGTCTCGGCTGCTGCGCGAACGCTTGGTCGCAGTCAGCCTGCGGTGAGTGCGTTGATATCCACACTGGAGGAGTCGGTCGGTTGTGCCCTGTTTGAACGCCGTGGCGGGAGGTTGCACCCGTTGCCAGAGGCGCATTTTCTGTTTGAGGAATCCCGGGATATTCCGGAGCGTATTGAACGGCTGCGGCTGACCATGCGGGGGGCGCCGGAGGGGGCGAGACATACACTCCGGATTGCCAGTATGCCGGGACCGGCGATGTTCTATCTGCCGGATGTGATCTCCCGGTTCTCCGAAAGTCATCCGGATGTCCGTTTTGTGCTGAACAGCCGGGTCTCAACATCTGTCCGGCAGCTTGTCGCGAACCAGAGTTGCGATATCGGTCTGGTTGATCTGGGTATTGAAGACAGCGATCTCGACAAACCGCTGATCGATATCACGCCAATGACGTTCAACTGTGTCTGTGCCCTGAGAGATGACGAACCGCTGGCCGCCTTGTCAGAGATCACCCCGGCTGACCTGGACGGTCACCCCATGGCATTGCTGTTACCCAGCCATATGACCAACCGGCAGTGTCGCAAGGCGTTTCATGATGCCGGTGCGACCCTGAACGCCCGCTATCAGACGGAAACCTTTATTCCGCATCTGCGACTGGTTGAAGGCGGGAATCTCTGCTCCATCCTCGATCCGATGACTGCCGAGGCCTATGGAATCATGACTCGCAGGGGTGGTGCGGTGATCTTTCGGCCGTTCATCCCTGATATAAAGATGGAAGTGGCGATTCTGACAGCAACCTTTGCCCCGCCCTCCGGGCTGGCAAGGGAGTTTCTGGACATGTTCATGGTCCGGCTTGCCGAGACGACAGCGCGATTCAGTAATGGATTTATTCCCGGCTGA
- a CDS encoding indolepyruvate ferredoxin oxidoreductase family protein — MALAKVSLEDKYVLETGRIYLNGTQALVRLPMMQKRRDEAAGLNTGSFITGYRGSPLGALDQELWRAKKFLSKHNIRFQAGVNEDLAATAIWGSQQVGLHGDATVDGVFSMWYAKGPGVDRSGDVLRHANFAGSAKNGGVLLLAGDDHTCKSSTTSHQSEYAFVDAHIPVLNPAGVQEFLDYGIIGWAMSRYSGCWVAMKTVAETVDTSASVYVDPHRVELVEPTDFDMPDGGLNIRWPDTPQEQEYRLERHKLYAAIAFARANGIDRTVIDSPNARLGIATCGKSYLDVRQALEDLNIDEADCERIGIRIYKVGMTWPLDRKGILNFAEGLDEILVVEEKRALIENQLKEQLYNMGGEKRPRVVGKYDEQGDWILPSAGELTPARIARVIAARLKVVGYESDNIRRRLGVLEKIEKSLESINPLMQRTPYFCSGCPHNTSTKVPEGSRAMAGIGCHYMVQWMDRETETFTHMGAEGANWIGQAPFVKTEHIFQNIGDGTFHHSGSMAIRAAVEANANMTYKILFNDAVAMTGGQPPAAGEKPVAITADRITRMVYSEGIRDITVVVDDPDKYPAGMEWAPGVQVEPREALDRVQRDLRQRKGVSVLVYDQTCAAEKRRRRKRGTFPDPAKRVFINEAVCEGCGDCGVKSNCVSVTPVETEFGRKRAIDQSSCNKDYSCVNGFCPSFVTVEGGGLRKPEARTDTGVWAVLPDPEIPSLEAESFGILITGVGGTGVVTIGALLGMAAHIEGKGCGILDMAGLAQKGGPVISHVRIAKRPEDIHAVRIAAGGAELLLGCDLVVAAGYDALSKIDEGKTVAVINSHEIVTGDFTRNPDLNFPGQGMQGQIAGAVGADRATFIDATDIATSLMGDSIATNLFMLGLAYQKGAIPVSADAIEQAIDLNGIAVEANKQAFLWGRRAAVDPEAVARAAHRREAPVMHRLSTSLDEMISRRASQLVAYQDIAYAERYESLVAQVREREAGFGGTAITEAVARNYFKLLAYKDEYEVARLYTDPTFMRAVREQFEGNYKLKFHLAPPLMSQIDPDTGEPEKKQFGPWMMQAFGVLAKFKGLRGTKLDIFGYSEERRRERALITGYETLVQEVLSGLTENNIALAVELLSVPAMIRGFGPVKERNMVKAKQTEAQLLAAFRNPVTSPTVEAAE; from the coding sequence ATGGCTTTGGCGAAGGTATCTCTGGAAGACAAATATGTCCTTGAGACCGGACGGATTTATCTGAACGGAACACAGGCGCTGGTTCGCCTGCCGATGATGCAGAAACGCCGGGACGAAGCAGCGGGACTGAATACCGGTTCGTTCATTACAGGCTATCGCGGCTCCCCGCTCGGTGCGCTGGATCAGGAATTGTGGCGCGCCAAGAAATTCCTCTCCAAGCATAACATCAGGTTTCAGGCCGGGGTGAATGAGGATCTGGCAGCGACTGCAATCTGGGGCAGCCAGCAGGTCGGACTGCATGGCGATGCCACCGTCGATGGCGTGTTTTCCATGTGGTACGCAAAGGGGCCAGGTGTCGACCGGTCCGGTGATGTGCTGCGTCATGCCAATTTTGCCGGTTCTGCAAAGAATGGCGGCGTGCTGCTGCTGGCTGGCGACGACCATACCTGCAAATCCTCAACCACGTCGCATCAGTCGGAATATGCCTTTGTCGATGCTCATATACCGGTTCTGAACCCGGCCGGTGTTCAGGAGTTTCTGGATTACGGAATTATCGGCTGGGCAATGTCGCGTTATTCCGGCTGCTGGGTTGCCATGAAAACTGTGGCCGAGACTGTGGACACCTCAGCGTCCGTCTATGTCGACCCGCACCGGGTTGAACTTGTTGAACCGACCGATTTCGATATGCCGGACGGCGGTCTGAACATTCGCTGGCCGGATACCCCGCAGGAACAGGAATACCGTCTGGAGCGTCACAAGCTTTATGCGGCAATCGCTTTTGCCCGTGCCAACGGGATTGACCGGACGGTTATAGATTCTCCCAATGCGCGGCTCGGGATTGCGACTTGCGGGAAGTCATATCTTGATGTGCGTCAGGCGCTTGAAGACCTCAATATCGATGAGGCGGATTGTGAGCGGATTGGCATCCGGATCTACAAGGTCGGCATGACCTGGCCGCTGGATCGCAAGGGCATCCTGAATTTTGCCGAAGGACTCGATGAAATACTGGTTGTCGAGGAAAAGCGGGCGCTGATCGAAAATCAGCTGAAAGAACAGCTTTACAATATGGGCGGTGAGAAACGTCCCCGCGTTGTCGGCAAGTATGACGAACAGGGTGACTGGATTCTGCCATCTGCTGGTGAGCTGACCCCGGCGCGGATTGCGCGGGTAATTGCGGCTAGGCTGAAAGTAGTGGGCTATGAAAGTGATAATATCAGGCGTCGGCTTGGTGTGCTGGAGAAGATCGAGAAGTCACTGGAGAGCATCAACCCGCTGATGCAGCGGACGCCCTATTTCTGTTCCGGCTGCCCGCATAATACCTCGACCAAAGTGCCGGAGGGAAGCCGGGCGATGGCCGGAATCGGCTGTCATTACATGGTTCAGTGGATGGACCGGGAGACGGAAACCTTTACCCATATGGGGGCCGAAGGGGCGAACTGGATCGGTCAGGCTCCGTTCGTGAAGACAGAGCATATTTTCCAGAACATTGGTGACGGCACGTTCCATCATTCCGGATCAATGGCTATTCGTGCTGCGGTCGAAGCCAATGCCAACATGACTTACAAGATCCTGTTCAATGACGCGGTTGCCATGACCGGCGGTCAGCCCCCGGCTGCAGGGGAAAAGCCGGTCGCGATTACCGCTGACCGGATCACACGGATGGTCTATTCCGAAGGTATTCGCGATATCACGGTGGTTGTCGATGACCCCGACAAATACCCGGCCGGAATGGAATGGGCGCCGGGTGTGCAGGTCGAGCCACGGGAGGCCCTGGACCGGGTGCAGCGTGACCTGCGCCAGCGCAAGGGTGTGTCGGTGCTGGTCTATGACCAGACCTGCGCTGCTGAAAAGCGCCGTCGCCGGAAACGTGGTACTTTTCCGGACCCGGCGAAACGGGTCTTCATCAACGAGGCCGTCTGTGAAGGCTGTGGCGATTGCGGTGTGAAATCGAACTGTGTTTCGGTGACGCCGGTTGAAACGGAATTCGGCCGCAAGCGGGCAATTGATCAGTCCAGTTGCAATAAGGATTACTCCTGCGTCAACGGGTTCTGCCCCAGCTTTGTGACTGTCGAAGGGGGCGGGCTGCGCAAGCCGGAAGCCAGAACGGATACGGGTGTCTGGGCCGTGCTGCCGGACCCGGAAATCCCCAGCCTTGAAGCGGAAAGCTTTGGTATCCTGATCACAGGTGTCGGCGGAACCGGTGTTGTGACGATTGGTGCTCTGCTGGGTATGGCCGCGCATATCGAAGGCAAGGGCTGCGGAATTCTCGACATGGCAGGACTGGCCCAGAAGGGCGGGCCGGTTATCAGCCATGTACGAATCGCAAAGCGCCCGGAAGATATTCATGCCGTCCGTATTGCGGCAGGCGGGGCGGAACTGCTGCTGGGCTGTGACCTCGTGGTCGCCGCCGGCTATGACGCCCTGTCGAAGATCGACGAAGGCAAGACGGTCGCTGTAATCAATTCGCATGAAATCGTCACCGGTGACTTTACCCGTAATCCGGACCTCAATTTTCCGGGGCAGGGCATGCAGGGCCAGATTGCCGGTGCAGTCGGTGCAGACCGGGCAACTTTCATTGACGCGACGGACATTGCGACCTCGCTGATGGGCGATTCGATTGCGACAAACCTGTTCATGCTGGGGCTGGCCTATCAGAAGGGCGCGATTCCGGTTTCTGCTGATGCGATCGAACAGGCAATCGACCTGAACGGAATTGCCGTTGAGGCCAATAAGCAGGCATTTCTGTGGGGGCGTCGGGCTGCTGTTGATCCGGAAGCGGTCGCCCGGGCGGCGCATCGCCGGGAAGCGCCGGTTATGCACAGGCTCTCAACCTCGCTTGATGAGATGATTTCACGTCGGGCATCCCAGCTTGTGGCCTATCAGGATATTGCCTATGCCGAGCGCTACGAATCTCTTGTGGCGCAGGTTCGGGAACGTGAGGCCGGGTTTGGTGGTACAGCCATTACCGAGGCTGTCGCACGTAACTATTTCAAGCTTCTCGCCTATAAGGATGAATATGAAGTCGCTCGTCTTTATACCGACCCGACCTTCATGCGGGCGGTACGGGAGCAGTTCGAGGGTAATTACAAACTGAAGTTCCATCTGGCGCCGCCGCTGATGTCACAGATCGACCCGGATACGGGAGAGCCTGAGAAGAAGCAGTTCGGCCCCTGGATGATGCAGGCCTTTGGTGTGCTGGCGAAGTTCAAAGGGCTTCGGGGCACAAAGCTCGATATCTTCGGCTATTCGGAAGAACGCCGGCGCGAACGTGCCTTGATTACCGGGTATGAAACGCTGGTTCAGGAAGTGCTCTCCGGTCTGACGGAAAACAATATCGCACTGGCGGTCGAGTTATTGTCTGTTCCTGCGATGATTCGCGGTTTCGGGCCCGTCAAGGAACGGAACATGGTGAAGGCAAAGCAAACGGAAGCGCAGCTTCTCGCTGCTTTCCGCAATCCGGTGACCTCACCAACGGTTGAAGCTGCGGAGTAA
- a CDS encoding Hsp20 family protein: protein MRTYDLTPLFRSTVGFDRLARLMDSASQVESAPTYPPYNIEKVADDDYRITMAVAGFSENDLEITVQENSLLISGRIEDREETAEKSYLHRGIAARAFERRFDLADDIKVVGADVKNGLLNVDLVRVVPEEKKPRRIEIGAGAPKAIEKKAA from the coding sequence ATGCGTACCTATGACCTTACACCCCTCTTCCGTTCCACTGTAGGATTTGACCGTCTTGCGCGCCTGATGGACAGCGCCAGCCAGGTTGAAAGTGCACCGACCTACCCGCCTTACAATATTGAAAAAGTTGCGGATGATGATTACCGCATCACCATGGCTGTCGCCGGTTTCTCGGAGAACGACCTTGAAATCACCGTTCAGGAAAACTCCCTGCTGATTTCCGGTCGCATTGAAGACCGCGAGGAAACAGCCGAGAAAAGCTACCTGCACCGCGGAATTGCCGCACGTGCCTTTGAACGGCGCTTCGATCTCGCAGACGACATCAAGGTTGTCGGGGCAGATGTGAAAAACGGCCTGCTGAATGTCGATCTTGTTCGTGTGGTGCCTGAAGAAAAGAAACCCCGTCGTATTGAAATCGGCGCGGGCGCACCGAAAGCAATCGAAAAGAAGGCTGCCTGA
- the rpmE gene encoding 50S ribosomal protein L31, with the protein MKKDIHPDYHEISVQMTDGSSFSTRTTWGKEGDVMKLDIDSKSHPAWTGVHRLLDSGGQLAKFNKRFASFGIKQ; encoded by the coding sequence ATGAAAAAAGATATTCACCCGGACTATCATGAGATCAGCGTCCAGATGACGGACGGCAGCTCTTTCTCGACCCGGACAACCTGGGGTAAGGAAGGCGACGTAATGAAGCTGGATATCGATTCAAAATCGCATCCCGCCTGGACTGGTGTGCATCGCCTGCTGGACAGCGGCGGACAGCTTGCCAAGTTCAACAAGCGTTTCGCGAGCTTTGGCATCAAGCAGTAA
- the cyaY gene encoding iron donor protein CyaY, which yields MDETAFEAEANRTLQQIMDYVDENLTDHMDADLQDGILNIELEDGRVFIINKHGPNRQIWLASPVSGASHYAPAGGRWISTRSDDDLLKLLSGELGGIAGMPVDLG from the coding sequence ATGGATGAGACCGCCTTCGAGGCAGAGGCCAACCGCACTTTGCAGCAGATCATGGACTATGTGGACGAAAACCTGACCGACCATATGGATGCAGATCTGCAGGATGGCATTCTGAATATCGAACTGGAAGATGGCCGGGTTTTCATCATCAACAAACATGGTCCGAATCGCCAGATCTGGCTGGCATCACCGGTCAGTGGTGCCAGTCATTATGCGCCGGCTGGTGGTCGCTGGATATCGACCCGCAGCGATGATGATCTGCTGAAACTGCTGAGCGGGGAGCTCGGGGGAATTGCCGGCATGCCCGTCGACCTCGGGTAA